A section of the Babesia microti strain RI chromosome I, complete genome genome encodes:
- a CDS encoding conserved Plasmodium protein, unknown function (overlaps_old_locusTagID:BBM_I00990) — MCNYVPCHRLTNSNIFLPKSPLNIQKRSFGGYLEEYYTTSNASTGFSTPLRSLFIYSLVVLQTALVFGTLFHTNYYFTGRILPKADGNTQLCSDSIIS, encoded by the exons ATGTGTAACTATGTTCCGTGTCACCGTCTTAccaattcaaatattttcctACCTAAATCGCCATTAAACATACAAAAGAGATCTTTTGGGGGGTATTTAGAAGAGTATTATACAACATCTAATGCTTCAACTGGATTTTCTACCCCCCTCAGATcattattcatatattcCCTTGTTGTATTGCag ACTGCATTAGTTTTCGGAACTTTGTTtcacacaaattattattttactGGAAGAATTTTGCCTAAAGCTGATGGGAATACTCAATTATGTTCGGATAgtataatttcataa